GCCTTATCCATGCTGCCGTTGTTCAATTCCTGAGCGCCCAGATAGCGTTGCTTCACTTCGTCCTGGGCCAATACTAATTGTTGGCGGAAGCTCGCCTGCTCCAGTAACAGCAATGCCGCGCTGGTGCGCAGGTCCGCCTGGTCAATCCATTTGCGGCGCTCATCAGCTTTCAATGCCAGCCAGTCTTCGACCTTTTCCTGCTTGATCGGCAAGTGCTTTTTCAGCACCTCGAACATCGCTTGATAACGCTCGCGGAAGGAGTCGAAGCGATAGCCCAGGCGTAACGCTTCGCGAGGGTCGTCGAGCACGCTGGTATCCGCCAGTCCACGGCTCTTGAGTACTTCCAGCAAGCCGTTGGGCATGATGCTGTCGAGCCCTGTCAGCTGGGCATTATTGCTGCCGCTGCGCAGCAGCTTCAGGCTTTCCACGGCGCAGTTGTTGGACAGGAAGAAGTAATTGCCGTCGTAACTCCAGTGCATCTCGGCGGCGTGCTCCACCACGTCTTCGATCTCGCTGCGCGACAGGTTCAGCGGTACCGAGGCCAGGCTGCGCAGTTCGGTCTTGGTGTATTCGTCGATCACCTGGGCCAGCGGCAGCACAAACAGGCGCGATGGATATTTGCCCACCAGCCCATCCCAACTCGACAACTGTACGTCGCCGACGAAGGCGCGGTAAGACAGCACCAGATGTTGATCCAGATCGAGGCGGCAATCCGGCCCGCGAGGCCGACCAGGCGCGCAGATCACCAGTCGCAGCATGCTGTGACCCCAGCGGCTGACCCAGTTCTGGTTGGCTTCTGCCAGCAGATAGTCGACGGCATACACCCGTTCCGGATCGACCTGGCCCAAGGGCTGTTTGGCGAAATCATTACCGGCATTGAGGAAGGCGAATGATCGGGCGCAGGTGTCTTTGGCGGCGGGCGCCCAGCCGAAGTGTTCTTTGTAGTAGCGATACAGCGCAGGGCGACGGCAGGCATAGCTTGGGTCGAGGAGGAAGTACTCCATGTTGACCGCGACGAACTCCTTCGGGCTGCTCGTCTCGTAGATGTCCGGGCTGCGGGCAATCTGCCGGTTGTGCTGTTCGCGCTCGCCGCGCCGACCGACGTATTGTGGCCAGCCGGCCAGATCAAGCAGGCGAGGGTCGTCGCTGAGGGTCCAGCGTCGGTCGGTCTGTCCGCGGCACTGATCCGGGATGCCGATCAGTCCGGAGCTGCTGTTACGTTGTGTGCAGCGCTGGATCAGTGTGCGCTCGGCGTCCGGCCACAGGCGTGCGCGGTCGTAGATGTGGGTGAGCTCGTGCAACACCGTGGCGAGCAGTTCCTGACGCACGGTGCCGTGGGGGCGATAGGTTTTTTTGGTCGCGGCGCTGCCGTCGGTGAGGCTGGCGAGCAGGTTGCGATTCAGGTCGAGCTCGGACACCAGTGATGCCTGGCCATAGGCATTGCTCGGCATGTTGTCGGTCCAGCCGACATCGATGTGCCGGTCCAGCTGCTCGATGAAGCGTGGCGGTAACGCCTGCATGGCTTCATCGAGCAGCGCCTGACTGGCCTGCTGTTGCGCGGGGCTCAGGCCGTCGGTCTTGAGCCGCAATTGCAAGCCGGCCTGGGCCGTGCTGCCAAGCAGCAACACAACCCCGGCCAGCAGCCAGGCGCTTAGTGATTTCACAGTGCGAGGACGGCTTCGGCGAGAACCTGATCACTGGCGTCGCGGGCTTCCGGTACGCGGGTGCGCAAGGTGTCGAAGGCAGCTTCCAGGTGTGCACCACGGATTGCACCCTCGCTGGCGACGAAACTGGCCGCATCGTCGTGGGCTTCACGGACGATCTTCGAATCGCGGATGGACGTGGTGGTATCGGAAGTGAAATCAAGCGTGCGCTGGGAGGCACGAATGATCATGTTGCTGGTGGCTACCAGGGTGTGGGCCTGGGCCACGTCGGCCAATAGCAGCAGGCCAAGGGTGGCAGCAATCAGCGGGCTACGCATGGAGTGACTCCGGAGAAACAAGGATAACTATTGGACGAGAATTGCCTGCGCCAGTTCAAGGTCGCTGGCATGAAGTTTTGGCTGGGTCCGGCGCAGGTAGATCAAGGCCGATTCCAGTTGTGCTCCTCGCAGTTGGCCGTCACTGGCGATGAACGCTGCAGCGTCATCCCGGGCGGCGATCAGCATTTTATGGTCGAAGGGCGCGGAGGTCACCATGCTGGTGGCGTAACCACTGGCTACGGTGCCTTGTGTGGACAGGTTGAAAGCGTCGAAGGCATGGGCCGAACCCGACCAGCAGGCCGCGAGAAAAACCGGAGTGATCAACAGACTTGAAAGAAAACGCATGAGGCTCGATAGCTGAAAGCGAGCCCCAAGGCTAGCGCAATGCCCGGGCTAGAGCCAGCGTCGAAACATCGGGACACGACGGGCGTGTCCCGGTTCAGCACAGTTGCCTAGATCGTCAGGATGGCCTGGGCCAGCTGTGCGTCGGTCGCATTCAGTTGTGGAGCCTGTTGGCGGATATGGTTGAGCGCGCTTTCCAGTTTCACGCCACGGATGGCACCTTCACTGGCAACGAAGCTGGCGGCATCGTCACGGGCAGCACGGACGATTTTGTTGTCGCGAAAGGAGGACGAGACATCCGAAGTCGCGTCGGAGGAAGCCTTCAGGCCATTAACGATGGAGTCGGTGGTCACGATAAAACTGGAGGCGTGGGCATTGGCAGCCATGGCAAGCAGGGCTGCAGCGCTGAGCAGGCGAAGGGGGGACATGAGGTAGCTCCTTTGGATAGACCGATAGAGAGGTGGCAAAGGATCAGACGCCTATCGTCTTAAAGCGTTCGCCACGTTTTATACAGATATTAGGCCTGCGTACATCGGTTAGAACAGTCCCGCTTGTTCATGCAGGCGAGCGCAGACACCCTTAGAATAAACTGTACTGGTTGTTTTTATATATTTAAAAACTGTAACTGTCGGTAGTTTTCTCTTCTGTACGCCCCCAATATGAAGCCCTAAAACGACAAAACCCGTCGTGGTTTCCCACGACGGGTTCTGTTTGTTCAATTCGGGTTGCTGGCGGTGGACCCGGTGGGTCAGAGCCAGCGACGCTAACTTAGCGCCAGAACGGCTTGCTCAGCTCTTCGTAGCGTTGTGCTTCGCTAATCCCGGCGTCAGCCAGCAGACGCGAATCCAGGCGAGCCAGTTGATGGCGGCTGGAGATGCGGCGCTGCCACAGCATCAGGTTGGCGATAACGCGCAAAGGCAGGGAAGCCTGGGTTTTTGCAGCAGTGTCTTCGAAGAACAGTTCGGAACTGAGTGTACGTTCCATGGTTGACATCCTTCCGCTTATGGCGGGATTAGGTAGTGGTTTAACTTTGACTGATGCCAATGATCCTCTCGTTTGGCCAGTCTCTGTAGATACAGTTCACCTGTATTGTGAG
The Pseudomonas sp. GR 6-02 genome window above contains:
- a CDS encoding DUF7844 domain-containing protein, whose translation is MKSLSAWLLAGVVLLLGSTAQAGLQLRLKTDGLSPAQQQASQALLDEAMQALPPRFIEQLDRHIDVGWTDNMPSNAYGQASLVSELDLNRNLLASLTDGSAATKKTYRPHGTVRQELLATVLHELTHIYDRARLWPDAERTLIQRCTQRNSSSGLIGIPDQCRGQTDRRWTLSDDPRLLDLAGWPQYVGRRGEREQHNRQIARSPDIYETSSPKEFVAVNMEYFLLDPSYACRRPALYRYYKEHFGWAPAAKDTCARSFAFLNAGNDFAKQPLGQVDPERVYAVDYLLAEANQNWVSRWGHSMLRLVICAPGRPRGPDCRLDLDQHLVLSYRAFVGDVQLSSWDGLVGKYPSRLFVLPLAQVIDEYTKTELRSLASVPLNLSRSEIEDVVEHAAEMHWSYDGNYFFLSNNCAVESLKLLRSGSNNAQLTGLDSIMPNGLLEVLKSRGLADTSVLDDPREALRLGYRFDSFRERYQAMFEVLKKHLPIKQEKVEDWLALKADERRKWIDQADLRTSAALLLLEQASFRQQLVLAQDEVKQRYLGAQELNNGSMDKANATLKQILANSGFLSRPAELLGTGGYGLPQPNEWTRLESESNLRQKQLQVLTGDLDKEVRALLEPSRAAEMAANEENLKQVGEHLRKLHKAAGGLELP
- a CDS encoding DUF2388 domain-containing protein — its product is MRSPLIAATLGLLLLADVAQAHTLVATSNMIIRASQRTLDFTSDTTTSIRDSKIVREAHDDAASFVASEGAIRGAHLEAAFDTLRTRVPEARDASDQVLAEAVLAL
- a CDS encoding DUF2388 domain-containing protein, producing the protein MRFLSSLLITPVFLAACWSGSAHAFDAFNLSTQGTVASGYATSMVTSAPFDHKMLIAARDDAAAFIASDGQLRGAQLESALIYLRRTQPKLHASDLELAQAILVQ
- a CDS encoding DUF2388 domain-containing protein, which gives rise to MSPLRLLSAAALLAMAANAHASSFIVTTDSIVNGLKASSDATSDVSSSFRDNKIVRAARDDAASFVASEGAIRGVKLESALNHIRQQAPQLNATDAQLAQAILTI
- a CDS encoding DUF1127 domain-containing protein yields the protein MERTLSSELFFEDTAAKTQASLPLRVIANLMLWQRRISSRHQLARLDSRLLADAGISEAQRYEELSKPFWR